The Glycine soja cultivar W05 chromosome 3, ASM419377v2, whole genome shotgun sequence genome window below encodes:
- the LOC114405145 gene encoding B3 domain-containing protein At5g24050-like, with translation MKDLETLKELVASITDWKSLEKMSCKPFKPSILHLAISKDAPQLYREEELIQLKNFSNLLSSVESKPKTHNTGQMMTRKRQIEEMPKEERVTPAMIKKPRRIILVQNRPSPDLPAEFKNRVSELSGHDLKFLMHKRLFCSDVKPNSNRLSMPINEIKCEFLTEAEITKLDERDGPNGKGRLVGVEVTVLDPCLREFTLPLKKWSMQRTDTYNLVTNWNSIVSTNKFEEDQELQIWSFRVGNKLYLILNKL, from the exons ATGAAAGACTTGGAAACTTTAAAGGAATTGGTGGCCAGCATTACAGATTGGAAGTCGCTTGAGAAGATGTCTTGCAAACCATTTAAGCCTTCCATTTTGCATTTGGCAATATCAAAAGATGCACCCCAGTTATATCGCGAAGAAGAGTTGATTCAATTAAAGAATTTCAGCAATCTACTTTCAAGTGTTGAATCGAAGCCAAAGACTCACAATACTGGTCAGATGATGACCAGAAAAAG ACAAATTGAAGAGATGCCTAAAGAGGAAAGAGTCACGCCAGCAATGATTAAAAAACCAAGAAGGATAATCTTGGTACAGAACAGACCATCACCAGATTTGCCTGCAGAATTCAAGAATCGAGTCTCTGAGTTGAGTGGTCATGATCTTAAATTTCTCATGCACAAGAGACTCTTCTGCTCAGATGTGAAGCCGAATAGCAACCGTTTGTCAATGCCCATAAATGAAATTAAGTGTGAATTCCTCACCGAAGCTGAGATTACTAAATTGGATGAAAGAGATGGTCCGAATGGTAAAGGACGACTTGTTGGTGTGGAGGTGACTGTGCTGGACCCATGCCTGAGAGAATTTACTTTACCATTGAAGAAGTGGAGCATGCAAAGGACTGACACCTACAACCTCGTAACAAATTGGAATAGCATCGTATCTACTAATAAGTTTGAAGAAGATCAAGAACTCCAAATTTGGTCTTTTAGGGTTGGGAACAAGCTTTATCTTATACTAAACAAACTgtga
- the LOC114406471 gene encoding mitogen-activated protein kinase kinase kinase 17-like produces the protein MNWVRGESLGSGSFATVNIAIPTNTSTQFLSSTAVKSSHVQTSSMLKNEKEILDRLGASPYVINCFGDDHTVENGEEYYNIFLEYAAGGSLADQVKKHGGRLPESYVRRCTRSLVEGLKHIHDNGYVHCDVKLQNILVFQNGDVKIADFGLAKEKGEKPGKLECRGTPLFMSPESVNDNEYESPADIWALGCAVVEMVTGKPAWDVRGSNIWSLLIRIGAGEELPKIPEELSEEGKDFLLKCFVKDPMKRWSAEMLLNHPFVNGETVSFQKVNEPLPLPSPSPSPRTHFDLTHWASTLTASLPSSPDSDEWRMWEFGSSCSPENRLRRLVTVQTPANWSESDGWTSIR, from the coding sequence ATGAATTGGGTTCGCGGAGAGTCTCTCGGCAGTGGCAGTTTCGCCACCGTCAACATAGCCATACCGACAAACACTTCCACTCAGTTTCTTTCTTCCACCGCCGTCAAATCCTCCCATGTTCAAACCTCGTCTATGCTGAAAAACGAGAAGGAAATACTCGATCGCCTTGGAGCTTCCCCTTATGTCATTAACTGTTTCGGCGACGATCACACGGTAGAAAACGGAGAAGAGTATTacaacattttcctcgaatacgCCGCAGGTGGTTCTCTCGCTGATCAGGTAAAAAAACACGGAGGGAGGCTCCCGGAGTCTTACGTTCGGCGTTGTACGAGGTCGCTCGTCGAAGGTCTAAAACATATTCACGACAACGGTTATGTTCACTGCGATGTGAAACTTCAAAACATTCTCGTTTTCCAGAATGGGGATGTTAAAATCGCGGATTTTGGGCTTGCAAAGGAGAAAGGGGAGAAACCGGGGAAATTGGAGTGCAGGGGAACACCGCTGTTTATGTCTCCGGAATCGGTGAACGACAATGAGTATGAATCTCCGGCGGATATATGGGCCCTTGGCTGCGCCGTCGTGGAGATGGTGACGGGAAAACCCGCATGGGATGTTCGCGGGTCGAATATCTGGTCGTTGTTGATTCGAATTGGAGCGGGAGAAGAATTGCCGAAGATTCCAGAAGAGTTATCAGAAGAGGGAAAAGATTTTCTTTTGAAGTGTTTCGTTAAGGATCCAATGAAGAGGTGGAGCGCTGAGATGCTTTTGAATCACCCTTTCGTCAACGGTGAAACCGTTTCGTTTCAGAAAGTTAATGAGCCGTTGCCGTTACCGTCGCCGTCACCGTCTCCGAGGACACACTTTGATTTAACTCACTGGGCTTCCACCTTAACGGCGTCGCTTCCGTCTTCCCCGGATTCTGATGAGTGGCGTATGTGGGAATTCGGGTCGTCGTGTTCGCCGGAGAATAGACTCCGGCGGCTTGTAACCGTTCAGACGCCGGCGAATTGGTCAGAATCGGATGGCTGGACAAGCATTAGGTGA
- the LOC114405147 gene encoding mitogen-activated protein kinase kinase kinase 18-like, with the protein MSSSSMKKNWVRGESLGSGSAATVNIAIPTNPSTHNFPSPTAVKSSLFLTSYSLKTEKDVLDILGPSPNIIKCYGNDCTVENGKRYYNVFLEYAAGGSLADQLKKYGGRFPEACARQCTKSILEGLKHIHSKGYVHCDVKPQNILVFDNGVVKIADLGLAKRRGEINREYVCRGTPMYMSPESLTDNVYESPVDIWALGCTIVEMITGEHAWYVGSCENTWTLMNRIGIGEELPKIPQELSQQGKDFLGKCLVKDPNKRWTAHMLLNHPFIKNPLPQPLPRKTDRPACMPKGIPCTHQAKMGEGKDFLDKCPGKDPKKGLTAEMPLNHPFVRKPLPPTLPRKSATPACMPKGIPCTHQDKMRRHCIKVVVMKRKSTLSRLCETKWWNNLCQHGTRRKTKQIKSSCVVFHDMEGVQLSSMIGKDSNINHPRIFSYAELYIGSRGFSEEEVLGSGGFGKVYRAVN; encoded by the exons ATGTCGTCGTCGTCCATGAAGAAGAATTGGGTTCGCGGAGAGTCTCTTGGTAGTGGCAGCGCCGCCACCGTCAACATAGCCATACCAACAAACCCTTCCACGCACAATTTTCCTTCACCCACCGCCGTCAAATCCTCCCTTTTCCTAACCTCGTATTCGCTCAAAACCGAGAAGGACGTCCTCGACATTCTTGGACCTTCCCCAAACATCATTAAATGTTACGGCAACGATTGCACCGTCGAAAACGGCAAGAGATACTACAACGTTTTTCTCGAATACGCCGCGGGCGGTTCCCTCGCCGATCAACTCAAAAAGTACGGCGGGAGGTTCCCGGAGGCTTGCGCTCGACAATGCACAAAATCCATCTTGGAGGGTCTGAAGCACATTCACTCCAAGGGCTACGTCCACTGCGATGTGAAGCCTCAGAACATTCTTGTCTTCGACAATGGTGTTGTTAAGATCGCGGATTTGGGGCTGGCCAAGAGGAGAGGGGAGATAAATAGAGAGTACGTGTGCAGGGGCACGCCGATGTATATGTCACCGGAATCGCTGACCGATAACGTGTACGAGTCGCCGGTAGATATATGGGCTTTGGGCTGCACCATCGTGGAGATGATCACAGGAGAACACGCGTGGTACGTTGGAAGCTGCGAGAATACTTGGACGTTGATGAATCGAATTGGGATAGGAGAAGAATTGCCCAAGATTCCACAAGAGTTATCACAACAAGGGAAGGATTTTCTTGGCAAGTGTCTTGTTAAGGATCCAAACAAGAGGTGGACTGCTCACATGCTTTTGAATCACCCTTTCATCAAGAACCCATTGCCCCAGCCGTTACCAA GAAAAACTGATAGACCTGCATGCATGCCAAAAGGAATACCTTGCACTCATCAGGCTAAAATGGGAGAAGGAAAAGATTTTCTTGACAAGTGTCCCGGTAAGGATCCAAAGAAGGGGTTGACTGCTGAGATGCCTTTGAACCACCCTTTCGTCAGGAAGCCATTGCCGCCCACGTTACCAA GGAAAAGTGCTACGCCCGCATGCATGCCAAAAGGGATACCTTGCACTCATCAGGATAAAATGAGAAGACACTGCATAAAGGTGGTGGTGATGAAGAGAAAGAGCACACTTTCCCG GTTGTgtgagacaaagtggtggaacAACCTATGCCAACATGGGACAAGAAGAAAAACCAAGCAGATCAAGAGTTCTTGTGTTGTGTTTCATGACATGGAGGGTGTGCAACTATCTTCCATGATTGGAAAGGACAGCAACATTAATCATCCAAGGATTTTCAGCTACGCTGAGCTCTACATAGGATCAAGGGGTTTCTCTGAGGAGGAGGTTCTAGGAAGTGGAGGGTTTGGCAAAGTGTACAGAGCTGTtaattaa